A single genomic interval of Candidatus Binataceae bacterium harbors:
- a CDS encoding outer membrane beta-barrel protein: MKRRTRGKAVSWLGPTTLSLLFATSQALAAGGTSVSEQQRLDALSGNVTNLAGEVTQTQGEVKQIEKAITVAPPAEGAQPQTVGEHVAKIESDLKTNLGVSIHGLVDAGYEHNFNQPNGNTNLFRAWDADGFQLTQANLHIERDGTVGFVSDINFGNVANAISSATNFGPVHQTSAQWIDPTQYYLTYTIPLGAGIAAQAGRFVTLLGAEVIPTYQNQNYNETRSFLFTLGEPLTHTGIQGAYTFNDYVSVTGGLNNGWDNPQLNSNNGPNYEGELVLNTKDKSLSLVVNGIWGPNPASPTTTSHSNQNLGAIDPIVTYKPAWLPGVTLESEYLYASQSGPVVNGHSATWQGLAGYFVYDWNAWELATRGEFFDDEDGARTGTAQTLWELTQTVTWKVPEVTGLLARLEYRHDSSNVAIFPNNNFVNPTTHQQQLWEGQDTLSANFIYAF, translated from the coding sequence GTGAAACGGAGGACAAGAGGAAAAGCTGTATCGTGGCTTGGTCCGACGACGCTGTCGTTGCTTTTTGCAACGTCGCAAGCGCTCGCTGCGGGGGGAACCTCAGTCAGTGAACAACAACGGCTCGATGCGCTCAGCGGGAACGTAACCAATCTCGCGGGGGAGGTGACTCAGACCCAGGGAGAAGTGAAACAGATCGAAAAGGCAATAACCGTGGCCCCGCCCGCCGAAGGCGCGCAGCCGCAGACCGTCGGCGAACACGTAGCCAAGATTGAGAGCGACCTTAAAACCAATCTGGGCGTTTCAATCCACGGCTTGGTCGATGCCGGCTATGAGCACAACTTCAACCAGCCCAACGGAAACACCAACCTGTTTCGTGCTTGGGACGCAGATGGTTTTCAGCTCACGCAGGCCAATCTGCATATCGAAAGAGACGGGACCGTCGGCTTCGTAAGCGACATCAACTTCGGCAACGTTGCCAACGCAATCTCGTCCGCGACCAACTTTGGGCCGGTGCACCAGACCAGCGCCCAGTGGATCGATCCGACCCAGTACTACCTGACCTATACCATCCCGCTAGGTGCCGGGATCGCGGCGCAGGCGGGCCGGTTTGTGACTCTGCTTGGCGCGGAAGTCATTCCGACCTACCAGAACCAGAACTACAACGAAACGCGCAGCTTCCTGTTCACCCTGGGCGAGCCGCTGACCCACACCGGCATCCAGGGTGCGTATACCTTCAACGATTACGTGTCGGTCACCGGAGGGCTCAACAACGGATGGGATAATCCGCAGCTCAATAGCAACAACGGTCCCAACTACGAAGGCGAGCTGGTTCTTAATACCAAGGACAAGAGTCTTTCGCTGGTCGTCAATGGCATCTGGGGACCGAACCCCGCTTCGCCGACCACCACCAGCCACTCCAACCAGAATCTGGGCGCGATCGACCCGATTGTCACCTACAAACCGGCATGGCTTCCCGGCGTTACACTGGAGTCGGAATATCTGTACGCCAGCCAAAGCGGGCCGGTGGTGAACGGGCATTCGGCTACCTGGCAGGGACTGGCCGGGTACTTCGTCTACGACTGGAACGCCTGGGAACTCGCAACGCGCGGTGAATTCTTCGACGACGAGGATGGCGCCCGCACGGGAACCGCGCAGACCCTGTGGGAGCTTACGCAGACCGTCACTTGGAAGGTCCCCGAAGTCACCGGATTGTTGGCGCGCCTGGAATACCGGCACGACAGTTCGAACGTGGCGATCTTCCCGAACAACAACTTCGTCAACCCCACGACCCACCAGCAGCAGCTGTGGGAGGGACAGGACACTCTCAGTGCCAACTTTATCTACGCTTTTTAG
- a CDS encoding DUF1646 family protein, with protein MNVPAAIVILLLLLIGPLSIHFIEQNIEIYIFIIGIVATLTGSGFDRTLVLKASEEPILITLAVVIAGILFSFSRHRLDRAFVRLRRRISRPLLAALATFVLAVLAGIITAIVAALVLVEMVRLLHLQGEARTRMTVAACFAIGLGAALTRVGEPLSALAASALNLPFTGLFLLLGPWILPGVAVASALAGWFARGDYHDPAVGVHVHETPLAAIIQGVKVYVFVAGLVLVSDAYAQIATQLVSALSNDALFWINTISAVLDNATLVALEVHSMSLPRAREAIISLLVSGGMLIPGNIPNVISAGALKIGSAAWARIGIPIGLAGLGIYFALLKVMA; from the coding sequence ATGAACGTTCCCGCTGCGATAGTTATCCTGCTTCTGCTCCTAATCGGCCCGCTCTCGATACATTTCATCGAACAGAACATCGAGATCTACATCTTCATCATCGGTATCGTCGCGACACTCACGGGGTCCGGGTTCGACCGGACGCTGGTACTGAAGGCAAGTGAAGAACCGATCCTCATAACCCTGGCGGTGGTCATCGCCGGAATTCTGTTCAGTTTTTCCCGCCATCGTCTCGACCGGGCGTTCGTGCGACTTCGCCGCCGCATAAGCCGTCCGCTACTGGCCGCGCTCGCGACGTTCGTGCTGGCGGTCCTTGCGGGCATCATCACCGCGATAGTGGCCGCCTTGGTGCTGGTCGAGATGGTTAGATTGCTGCATCTTCAGGGTGAGGCGCGCACGCGGATGACGGTTGCGGCCTGTTTTGCGATCGGTCTGGGCGCCGCGTTGACCCGTGTCGGCGAGCCGCTTTCGGCGCTCGCGGCCTCCGCTTTGAACCTGCCCTTTACGGGATTGTTCCTCCTGCTGGGCCCGTGGATCTTACCCGGAGTTGCGGTTGCGTCAGCGCTGGCGGGGTGGTTTGCGCGAGGCGACTATCACGACCCCGCGGTCGGTGTGCACGTGCACGAAACGCCGCTGGCCGCGATCATTCAGGGCGTCAAGGTTTACGTGTTTGTCGCCGGACTGGTTCTGGTGAGCGATGCATACGCCCAAATTGCGACGCAACTGGTCAGTGCGCTATCGAACGACGCGTTGTTCTGGATCAATACGATATCGGCGGTGCTCGACAACGCCACGCTGGTGGCCCTCGAAGTTCACAGCATGAGTCTGCCGCGCGCCCGCGAGGCAATCATCTCGCTGCTGGTTTCGGGCGGGATGCTCATTCCGGGCAACATTCCCAACGTCATCAGTGCTGGCGCCCTGAAGATCGGCAGTGCGGCATGGGCGCGCATCGGCATACCCATCGGTCTGGCAGGTCTGGGCATCTATTTTGCTCTGCTGAAGGTCATGGCGTGA